Proteins encoded by one window of Fimbriiglobus ruber:
- the bioB gene encoding biotin synthase BioB, with translation MKTLDEFQAVYHLPLPDLMFRAAEVHRQYRDYRDIQRCALLSIKTGGCPEDCGYCSQSAHYETPVAREPLMSVGEVRQRAEEAKARGATRFCMGAAWRSPKDGPEFDRVLDMVRVVRDLDMEACVTLGMLSASQAERLAEAGLTAYNHNLDTSREYYSQVITTRTYDDRLDTLKHVSKAGIQVCSGGILGMGETENDRLLMLAELAQLDPPPESVPVNCLMPGTGTPMEGAKPVDSIELVRLIATARIAFPKARVRLSAGRDRMSRELQILCFLAGADSIFFGEKLLTAPNPTHDADADLFRAMGFDVPAAVSTGSCRTALPVTVSSCSPCS, from the coding sequence ATGAAGACACTCGACGAATTCCAGGCCGTTTACCACCTGCCGCTCCCGGATCTGATGTTCCGGGCCGCGGAGGTCCACCGCCAGTACCGGGATTACCGGGACATTCAGCGGTGCGCGCTGCTCAGCATCAAGACCGGCGGGTGCCCCGAGGACTGCGGGTATTGCAGCCAGAGCGCGCACTACGAAACGCCGGTCGCCCGCGAGCCGCTGATGAGCGTGGGCGAAGTTCGGCAGCGGGCCGAGGAGGCCAAAGCCCGCGGCGCGACCCGCTTCTGTATGGGCGCGGCCTGGCGGAGCCCGAAGGACGGGCCGGAATTCGACCGCGTACTCGACATGGTCCGCGTAGTTCGCGACTTGGACATGGAAGCCTGCGTGACGCTCGGGATGCTGAGCGCGAGCCAGGCCGAGCGGCTCGCGGAGGCCGGACTGACCGCGTACAACCACAACCTCGATACGTCCCGCGAATACTACTCCCAGGTCATCACCACCCGGACCTACGACGACCGCCTCGACACGCTCAAGCACGTCTCCAAAGCCGGCATTCAGGTCTGCTCCGGCGGCATCCTCGGAATGGGTGAGACAGAGAACGACCGGCTCCTGATGCTGGCCGAACTGGCCCAACTCGACCCGCCGCCCGAGAGCGTGCCGGTCAACTGCCTGATGCCCGGCACGGGAACGCCGATGGAAGGCGCGAAGCCGGTCGATTCGATCGAACTGGTGCGCCTGATCGCGACCGCACGGATCGCATTCCCCAAGGCCCGCGTCCGCCTCAGCGCGGGCCGCGACCGCATGAGCCGTGAGCTGCAGATCCTCTGCTTCCTCGCCGGCGCGGACTCGATCTTCTTCGGTGAAAAGCTCCTGACCGCCCCGAATCCGACCCACGACGCGGACGCCGACCTGTTCCGCGCGATGGGCTTCGACGTACCGGCGGCCGTTTCAACGGGCAGTTGCCGCACCGCCCTTCCCGTGACCGTTTCCTCTTGCTCGCCCTGCTCATGA